A portion of the Candidatus Pristimantibacillus lignocellulolyticus genome contains these proteins:
- a CDS encoding response regulator, whose protein sequence is MNILVVDDEHTIRDGVARTIQTVNPNWNIHTAESGEAALKYLDIIDFHIVIMDIMMPGMSGLDLLQEGSSLNKNIRWIVISAHSDFQYAQQAIRYGARDYILKPIGKPKLLELLQKLETEINEENLAKQYNLSLHNLLLQAKEMAFKEWISSKNPHHEYFNLDVFRIQFEPCIAVLVHILNPPLTTANVKTLTVHITEQLNEYGEAWTVHLEKQTFITLFTSDYLKQTKNIDENLYLKIEQQIQVLGKCDIHITNVIESFYHLPERINQMLDMKSIPHSKESYLSSEEVITTAIQYIEDHYQDNLSLEKVAAIVYLHPVYFSQLFKKITGKGYKDFVIQLRLEQAKKLLITSQLKVVEVAEQVGYSDLRHFTQIFRKVVQLTPSEYRSKNRIIHC, encoded by the coding sequence ATGAATATCCTGGTAGTTGATGATGAACATACGATACGAGATGGGGTGGCACGGACGATTCAGACCGTGAATCCAAACTGGAATATTCATACAGCGGAGTCTGGCGAAGCAGCCTTGAAATATTTAGATATTATAGATTTTCATATTGTTATTATGGATATTATGATGCCTGGTATGAGTGGCTTAGATTTGCTTCAAGAAGGATCTTCTCTCAACAAAAATATTCGCTGGATCGTCATTTCTGCTCATTCTGATTTTCAATATGCTCAGCAGGCAATTCGATACGGAGCAAGAGACTATATACTGAAGCCTATAGGTAAACCCAAGCTGCTTGAACTCTTACAGAAGCTTGAAACTGAGATTAATGAAGAGAATTTGGCTAAACAATATAATTTATCACTTCACAATTTACTATTACAAGCTAAAGAAATGGCTTTCAAGGAATGGATTTCTAGCAAGAATCCACATCATGAATACTTTAACTTGGATGTGTTTAGGATACAGTTCGAACCGTGTATTGCAGTGCTTGTTCATATATTAAATCCCCCACTAACAACAGCAAATGTAAAAACGCTTACTGTACATATTACGGAACAATTGAATGAATACGGTGAAGCATGGACAGTTCATTTGGAGAAGCAGACTTTTATTACATTATTTACTTCGGACTACTTAAAGCAAACAAAGAATATTGATGAGAATTTGTATCTTAAGATAGAGCAACAAATACAGGTACTTGGAAAATGTGACATTCATATTACTAATGTTATAGAATCCTTTTATCATTTACCAGAGCGGATTAATCAGATGTTAGATATGAAGAGCATTCCTCATTCTAAAGAAAGCTATTTATCAAGTGAAGAAGTGATTACTACGGCAATTCAATATATTGAAGATCATTATCAAGATAATCTTTCACTTGAGAAGGTAGCAGCGATTGTATATCTACATCCCGTCTACTTCAGTCAACTATTTAAGAAAATTACAGGTAAGGGGTATAAGGATTTTGTTATTCAACTACGTCTAGAGCAAGCTAAAAAGTTATTAATTACCTCTCAATTAAAAGTAGTAGAAGTAGCTGAGCAGGTTGGATATAGTGATCTTCGACATTTCACACAAATTTTCAGAAAAGTCGTGCAATTAACCCCGAGTGAATATCGTTCAAAAAATCGAATTATACATTGTTAA
- a CDS encoding carbohydrate ABC transporter permease, protein MWSKLSAIVVKIVFGMLFITQVYPLIWLVLYSFKTKDEILTGKFLSLPKKFMWSNYSNALEAGHYVRYLMNSLMIALITIVITLILSAMVAYVITRFNWKFSKIVMLVFMIGIMIPMQSTLLPLMIMFKNINILDTHLSLILPYVAFAIPVAIFILSGFFKTLPRELEESASIDGASIYLTFFRIILPVIIPPLTTVTILTFIDVWNEYVLASTFISSIDLKTLPFGIYSFFSQHSTNYGIIGAYLILGMLPVMCVYFFLSQKITQGMVAGAIKG, encoded by the coding sequence ATGTGGAGTAAATTGTCAGCTATTGTTGTAAAAATAGTGTTCGGTATGTTGTTTATCACGCAAGTGTATCCACTTATTTGGCTAGTATTGTATTCATTCAAAACAAAGGATGAAATATTGACTGGGAAATTTTTATCATTACCTAAAAAATTTATGTGGAGCAACTATAGTAATGCACTCGAGGCAGGTCATTATGTACGTTATCTAATGAATAGCTTAATGATTGCGCTAATAACGATAGTAATCACCTTAATATTAAGTGCTATGGTAGCCTACGTTATCACTAGATTCAACTGGAAATTTAGCAAGATAGTGATGCTGGTATTTATGATTGGTATTATGATTCCCATGCAATCGACTCTTTTACCGTTAATGATTATGTTTAAGAATATCAACATTTTGGATACGCATTTATCTTTAATTTTACCTTATGTAGCCTTTGCGATACCTGTAGCAATTTTTATATTAAGTGGGTTTTTTAAGACATTACCAAGAGAATTAGAGGAATCCGCATCAATTGACGGTGCATCTATCTATCTAACTTTCTTTAGAATAATATTACCAGTCATCATTCCTCCGCTTACTACGGTAACTATTTTAACCTTTATTGATGTTTGGAATGAATATGTTCTTGCCTCTACTTTTATATCATCTATTGATTTGAAAACATTACCATTTGGTATTTATAGCTTCTTTAGTCAACATTCGACCAATTATGGAATCATAGGAGCTTATTTAATACTTGGAATGCTACCTGTTATGTGTGTGTACTTCTTCTTGTCACAAAAAATTACACAAGGAATGGTAGCTGGTGCAATTAAAGGATAA
- a CDS encoding response regulator, giving the protein MFKLMLVEDEPIIREGLKYYFDWENLHFTTIIEAENGQEGIELALKERPDLIITDIRMPVLNGLDMIEQLRSQLPNSLFVILTGYSDFEYAKRAIQLGGITEYLLKPLQYDISLATIEKCSTLLLEQQQLHLHKLSIEKDLILHEQFKASDFIRSILTEENDWSTSQFIGTMNIDQYCFSPFIFSYIPSTNGHRVTNKYWHAAIEQLIQESTSQLVGNTSELKVITYYWKNKVYGLILCPINTEVKIVAERNSINDKLQKIYKDTGMFLFLSQSETTHHLSELQQRYKLLEINLYQRYFRTEHYYALITTPSTAKKKPIQLDDNEKQLILQCLQLDASKSIETLKLQFTKQLAHASPESLLAYMQELISITVRFAQKNNIQIEGIYNDRLFNLSFLDDFISLEHLINRIGEWIVQLNRDYSNAHQESDLLRDDQLFPKIEKFIIDNIDQDITLQMVAVRFFYNPSYLSRLFKQKLNKNYSLFQAEVRIKYAQKCLADPQHSVVDICNMSGYRSYKHFVKTFKLVTNMTPTVYRKQLGLM; this is encoded by the coding sequence ATGTTCAAACTGATGCTAGTGGAAGATGAACCAATTATTCGAGAAGGACTTAAATATTATTTCGATTGGGAGAACCTACACTTCACTACTATTATTGAAGCGGAAAATGGTCAGGAAGGTATAGAATTAGCATTAAAGGAACGTCCTGATCTTATCATTACTGATATTAGAATGCCTGTTTTAAATGGACTTGATATGATTGAACAACTTAGATCGCAGTTACCTAATAGTTTATTTGTCATTTTAACTGGTTATAGTGATTTCGAATACGCAAAACGTGCGATTCAGCTTGGTGGAATTACTGAATATTTACTAAAGCCGTTACAATACGACATTAGTTTAGCAACGATCGAAAAATGTTCAACGCTGTTACTTGAGCAACAACAACTACATTTACATAAATTAAGCATCGAAAAAGATCTTATCCTTCATGAACAATTTAAGGCTAGTGATTTTATCCGCTCCATATTGACTGAGGAAAACGATTGGTCAACATCCCAATTTATCGGAACTATGAACATTGATCAATATTGTTTCTCACCTTTCATCTTTTCGTATATTCCATCTACTAATGGGCATCGAGTTACCAATAAATATTGGCATGCTGCCATTGAACAATTAATACAAGAATCTACTAGTCAATTAGTTGGGAATACTAGTGAATTGAAAGTTATTACTTATTATTGGAAGAATAAAGTTTATGGTCTAATTCTCTGTCCCATCAACACTGAAGTGAAAATAGTAGCCGAGCGAAACTCTATTAACGATAAGCTACAAAAGATATATAAAGATACGGGTATGTTTCTCTTCTTATCACAGAGCGAAACAACGCATCATTTATCCGAATTACAACAACGATATAAATTACTAGAGATTAACCTCTATCAACGCTATTTTAGAACAGAACATTATTACGCATTGATAACAACGCCATCCACAGCTAAGAAAAAGCCTATTCAATTAGATGACAATGAGAAGCAACTTATCCTTCAATGTCTGCAACTAGATGCTAGTAAATCTATTGAAACGCTTAAATTACAATTCACAAAACAATTAGCACATGCTTCTCCAGAATCTTTACTCGCATATATGCAGGAACTAATTAGTATCACCGTTCGTTTTGCCCAAAAAAACAATATTCAAATCGAAGGTATATATAACGATCGCCTATTCAATCTATCTTTTCTTGACGATTTTATATCACTAGAACATCTTATCAATCGAATAGGGGAATGGATTGTTCAGCTCAATCGAGATTACTCTAACGCTCATCAAGAATCAGATTTGTTGCGAGATGATCAACTATTTCCAAAAATCGAAAAATTTATTATTGATAACATCGATCAAGATATTACGTTGCAAATGGTTGCTGTTCGCTTTTTTTACAATCCATCTTATCTAAGTAGATTGTTCAAACAGAAATTGAACAAAAATTACTCTCTATTCCAAGCAGAAGTTCGTATTAAATATGCACAAAAATGTCTAGCCGATCCACAGCATTCCGTAGTAGATATATGTAATATGAGTGGTTATCGGAGCTACAAACATTTTGTTAAGACATTTAAATTAGTTACGAATATGACACCTACCGTATATCGTAAACAACTGGGGTTAATGTAA
- a CDS encoding extracellular solute-binding protein, which produces MKLGSLKSIVSLILLVTVLMMLAACSNGNSSPNAGTVNTEETSTPVTSNDSSSEKIKLTFQNAYPDETNIQHRVMKQIVENYMNENPNVTIVLDSLNGDQQKIKLKTQAASDSMPDITVVNASAQMEPFVTANKLAPLNDILAIDGLGDSFQQGILDYFTFDDQVYALPDGNNVAVVYYNKTLFEQAGVSIPTTFDELLIAVETFSSKGIIPMAIGEKETWTGSYLFMNIVLRLAGPGYLADVMNGTKTFNDPAFVESISKMEQLVQSGAFQEGATSYDYDMASSLFTTGQAAMYFMGTWATAEIEDAGIADEVGVFSFPTVDGQGDVNEYMLGPGTAFALSANSPNLEAAKLFLHYYMKNYPIVAFEMKNAVGLAQDVEGDFASAGYSQLAIEVLDLFKSVTGGDIAFDSTLDASTTQIHLNSIQNVFVSEIISEDVAAEHQAAFEENN; this is translated from the coding sequence ATGAAATTGGGATCATTAAAGTCCATCGTTTCGCTCATTCTTCTGGTGACTGTGCTTATGATGCTAGCTGCTTGCTCTAACGGGAATAGCAGCCCTAATGCAGGAACTGTTAACACGGAAGAAACAAGCACACCAGTAACAAGTAACGATAGTAGCAGTGAAAAGATTAAATTAACTTTCCAAAATGCTTATCCAGATGAGACAAATATTCAGCATCGTGTCATGAAGCAAATCGTTGAAAATTACATGAATGAAAATCCAAATGTCACGATTGTATTGGATTCATTAAATGGAGATCAACAAAAAATAAAACTGAAAACACAAGCAGCTTCCGACAGTATGCCGGATATTACAGTAGTGAATGCAAGTGCTCAAATGGAGCCATTCGTAACAGCTAATAAACTAGCGCCTCTCAATGACATTTTGGCAATCGATGGTTTAGGGGATAGTTTTCAACAAGGGATTTTAGATTATTTTACTTTTGACGATCAAGTGTATGCTTTACCTGATGGAAATAATGTTGCAGTTGTCTATTATAACAAAACATTGTTTGAACAAGCGGGTGTATCTATTCCGACTACCTTTGATGAATTATTAATAGCTGTTGAAACCTTTAGTTCGAAAGGTATTATTCCAATGGCTATTGGTGAGAAGGAAACATGGACCGGATCGTATCTATTTATGAATATTGTTCTTAGACTAGCAGGTCCTGGTTATTTGGCGGATGTTATGAATGGAACGAAAACATTTAATGATCCAGCATTCGTTGAATCTATTTCGAAAATGGAGCAATTAGTACAATCAGGTGCTTTCCAAGAAGGAGCAACATCGTATGACTACGATATGGCTAGTAGCTTATTTACGACAGGTCAAGCAGCTATGTACTTTATGGGAACATGGGCTACAGCTGAAATTGAAGATGCAGGCATTGCAGATGAAGTAGGAGTATTTTCTTTCCCAACAGTAGATGGGCAGGGAGATGTTAATGAATATATGTTAGGACCGGGTACAGCCTTTGCACTTTCAGCTAATTCTCCTAATCTAGAAGCAGCTAAACTGTTTTTACATTATTATATGAAGAATTATCCAATCGTTGCGTTTGAAATGAAAAATGCAGTTGGATTAGCACAAGATGTTGAAGGTGACTTCGCATCTGCAGGATACTCACAGCTTGCAATTGAAGTTCTAGATTTATTCAAAAGTGTAACAGGCGGAGATATTGCATTTGATAGTACGTTGGATGCTAGTACAACACAAATACATTTGAATAGTATCCAAAACGTATTTGTTTCTGAAATTATTTCAGAGGATGTGGCTGCAGAGCATCAAGCTGCATTTGAAGAAAATAATTAA
- a CDS encoding sugar ABC transporter permease: MNLMKISWRALAIFVLPCLILYFCIVFVPILISIYYSFYDWNGIGEAQFVGISNYIEMLTKDKVFWPSFMRTIWYAVFSMLQIPVALLLAVWLRRYVKKPNFLVSSYFLPVILSVVVIGQLWKSIYNPASMGGLLNNILINVGLEGWSRAWLSDPDVAIYAVIFVSLWQYLGYHLLIQFTGIQNIPTEIYEAARIDGAEGWKSDKYITFPLVVPVFKISLVLAIIGSLKTLDMVLVMTGGGPGNATQVVSSHMYKITFLSMEYGYGSTIAVFLIVACLLSTLLLNGLFKKSEDAIQ; encoded by the coding sequence TTGAACTTAATGAAAATATCTTGGAGAGCGCTAGCAATCTTTGTCTTACCTTGTTTGATACTCTATTTTTGTATTGTATTCGTTCCAATTCTAATTTCAATTTATTATTCTTTTTATGATTGGAATGGAATTGGAGAGGCACAATTCGTCGGCATTTCGAACTATATTGAAATGCTGACGAAAGACAAAGTATTCTGGCCCTCCTTTATGCGAACGATTTGGTATGCTGTGTTTTCTATGCTTCAAATTCCAGTTGCATTGTTACTTGCTGTATGGTTAAGACGATATGTGAAAAAACCTAACTTTTTAGTCTCTAGCTACTTCTTACCAGTTATATTATCAGTTGTTGTCATTGGTCAGTTATGGAAAAGTATTTATAATCCTGCTTCAATGGGAGGATTATTGAATAATATTTTGATTAATGTCGGACTTGAGGGTTGGTCTAGAGCTTGGCTATCTGATCCAGATGTTGCGATATATGCTGTGATTTTCGTTTCATTATGGCAGTACCTAGGATATCATTTACTGATTCAATTTACAGGTATTCAAAATATTCCTACTGAAATTTATGAGGCAGCTAGAATTGATGGGGCTGAAGGTTGGAAATCTGATAAATATATTACATTTCCACTGGTAGTACCTGTATTCAAAATATCCCTTGTATTAGCAATCATTGGATCATTAAAGACATTAGATATGGTACTTGTTATGACCGGAGGCGGTCCCGGCAATGCTACTCAAGTTGTCTCAAGTCATATGTATAAAATTACGTTCTTATCGATGGAGTATGGCTATGGTAGTACTATCGCTGTATTTTTAATTGTAGCTTGCTTATTGTCTACTCTTTTACTAAATGGACTATTTAAAAAATCGGAGGATGCAATTCAATAA
- a CDS encoding histidine kinase: MLRKIPFRTFGSRIFLIFLFSFIGISIILSFIYYQVTSKQLEDTISDAGMKNVKQASEHIDLLLQGYESLSKSIITNTDIQNLVGKHSKNSAVKAINDRTITNAIGAIYYAWDDVISIHVLSNDGAAYSYGALTQVVNPDYMTLDWYKQLQHSEGETVWFGMETDSLIDTSRDGEVFAFGRKLYNLTRTESVGVVIIEMRTDILQNILQNSNITEYTETYLVEQGIIKGGRDSQLFQQVAVELEPLSSAGKMKRVDDHFIVRYPQKINDWELVSLTESSIIKVEIVQFRQYFMIITIALVILSMILAILISVHVTSPFKKLRIYMRKVTLGNFEEIPIMKSYVELESLTGAYNQMVRKLDELFVQMREMTESERIAQIQALQSQINPHFLYNTLDMIYWMLDEHENEKLGDIVLALSSMFRYSSNWKYHSDVTLREELEQIKAYALITQMRFGKKLVFDWKIDPDVLDVCIPKMSLQPIVENAVIHGVSEGGGKIEIAAYLLDSVVRISITDHGKGMDQVTLDRLNTLFTQAEVKDDLSDNSSLKVGIGLVNVHKRIVYRYGLKYGLSIASSGLNRGSTVNFALPYQSTQHTMMRLE; the protein is encoded by the coding sequence ATGTTGAGAAAAATACCGTTTCGTACATTTGGCTCACGTATATTTCTAATTTTTTTATTCAGTTTCATTGGTATTTCTATTATATTATCTTTTATTTATTATCAAGTCACATCGAAGCAATTAGAAGATACGATAAGTGATGCTGGAATGAAAAATGTGAAGCAAGCAAGTGAACATATTGATTTATTGCTGCAGGGATATGAAAGTTTGAGTAAATCAATTATTACGAATACAGATATTCAAAATTTAGTAGGAAAGCATAGTAAGAATTCGGCAGTTAAGGCCATTAATGATCGAACGATAACCAATGCCATTGGAGCTATTTATTATGCTTGGGATGATGTGATAAGCATACATGTCTTAAGTAATGATGGAGCAGCTTATAGCTACGGAGCTCTAACTCAAGTGGTTAATCCGGATTATATGACTTTAGATTGGTATAAGCAACTGCAACACTCTGAAGGAGAAACCGTTTGGTTTGGAATGGAGACAGATTCCTTAATCGATACGAGTCGCGACGGAGAAGTGTTTGCATTCGGCAGAAAACTATATAATTTAACTCGTACCGAATCTGTAGGCGTCGTAATTATTGAGATGAGGACAGATATTTTACAAAATATATTGCAGAACTCTAATATAACGGAATACACCGAAACTTATCTAGTGGAGCAGGGCATTATTAAAGGCGGTAGAGACTCACAATTATTTCAGCAGGTTGCAGTAGAATTAGAACCATTATCAAGTGCGGGGAAAATGAAAAGAGTGGACGATCATTTTATTGTTAGATATCCTCAAAAAATTAATGATTGGGAATTAGTAAGCTTAACCGAATCATCAATAATAAAGGTAGAAATAGTGCAATTTAGACAATATTTCATGATTATTACGATCGCTTTAGTCATTTTATCTATGATTCTTGCGATATTAATTTCAGTTCATGTAACGTCTCCCTTTAAAAAACTTCGTATATATATGCGTAAAGTGACATTAGGAAACTTTGAAGAAATACCAATTATGAAATCTTATGTAGAATTAGAATCATTGACGGGTGCCTACAATCAGATGGTACGTAAACTGGATGAATTATTTGTTCAAATGCGAGAAATGACGGAAAGTGAACGGATTGCACAAATTCAAGCGCTACAATCTCAAATTAATCCTCATTTCTTATACAATACATTAGATATGATTTATTGGATGCTAGATGAACATGAGAATGAAAAACTAGGAGATATCGTTTTAGCTTTATCTAGCATGTTCCGATACAGTAGCAATTGGAAATATCATTCAGATGTGACCTTACGCGAGGAATTAGAACAAATTAAAGCTTATGCTTTAATTACTCAAATGAGATTTGGAAAGAAGTTAGTATTTGATTGGAAGATAGATCCCGATGTACTTGATGTGTGTATTCCCAAAATGTCACTACAGCCAATTGTTGAAAATGCTGTCATTCATGGTGTTAGTGAAGGCGGAGGGAAAATAGAAATTGCTGCATATTTGCTAGATTCTGTTGTGCGTATTTCGATTACCGATCATGGAAAAGGAATGGATCAAGTTACGCTGGACAGATTAAATACGCTTTTCACTCAAGCAGAAGTGAAGGATGATTTATCGGATAATTCATCCTTGAAAGTAGGAATCGGCTTGGTTAATGTTCATAAGCGTATCGTATACCGCTATGGATTGAAATACGGTTTGTCTATTGCATCTTCAGGTCTTAACCGTGGTTCAACTGTTAATTTCGCTTTACCGTATCAAAGTACACAACATACAATGATGAGGTTAGAATAG
- a CDS encoding ATPase, producing the protein MRIVMGVDGGGSKTYTVIVNEVGDLLGKGLAASGNYEIVGLSQAMINIKASMDLALKEANLTEANIDFVQYGLAGADRAQDFVMLRRELAKFSYLAWDLVNDAMEGLRIGSTDYTGVVLICGSGTNAIGRNAVGEIVQIGGLGEMFGDRAGGKYLAATAFSLAFRAWEGRGIDTSLTAKIPEFFGLQTMLEVRDHILDTELEYIPEGITVVLHEAASDGDELSRLLLEQTGKELGLAALAVLSKLGSAKDEVIPIVLIGSVLQKGKNPSLLMQLKETIHNKYKEAQLIIPEIIPVYGAVMLAMDRLSIPIATELTNKFIQYGGYNK; encoded by the coding sequence ATGAGAATAGTGATGGGAGTTGATGGCGGTGGCAGTAAAACCTACACCGTCATAGTAAATGAAGTTGGAGATCTACTTGGAAAAGGTTTGGCTGCGAGTGGTAACTATGAAATCGTAGGTCTTTCTCAAGCAATGATTAATATAAAAGCATCCATGGACTTAGCTTTAAAGGAAGCAAATTTGACAGAAGCTAATATAGATTTTGTTCAGTATGGACTTGCAGGTGCAGATCGAGCTCAAGATTTTGTAATGCTCAGACGAGAACTCGCTAAATTTTCATATTTAGCATGGGATCTAGTGAATGACGCAATGGAGGGTTTACGGATTGGAAGCACGGATTATACAGGGGTAGTTTTAATTTGTGGGAGTGGAACAAATGCAATCGGCCGTAATGCAGTAGGGGAGATTGTTCAGATCGGTGGATTAGGGGAGATGTTTGGTGATAGAGCAGGAGGGAAATATCTCGCTGCTACAGCATTTTCACTAGCGTTTCGTGCTTGGGAGGGTAGAGGAATAGATACTTCCTTGACCGCCAAAATCCCAGAATTTTTCGGGTTACAAACGATGCTTGAGGTAAGAGATCATATTCTAGATACTGAACTTGAATATATTCCTGAAGGGATAACAGTGGTCTTACATGAAGCGGCGAGCGATGGAGATGAGCTATCGAGATTGCTTTTAGAACAAACGGGTAAAGAGCTTGGTTTGGCAGCTTTAGCAGTATTGAGTAAATTGGGAAGTGCAAAAGATGAGGTGATTCCAATAGTTTTAATTGGAAGTGTGTTGCAAAAAGGAAAAAATCCTTCTCTTTTAATGCAATTAAAAGAAACAATTCACAATAAATATAAGGAAGCACAGTTAATCATACCTGAAATTATCCCCGTGTATGGAGCAGTCATGCTGGCAATGGATCGATTGTCAATTCCAATAGCAACAGAATTGACTAATAAATTTATTCAATATGGAGGTTACAATAAATGA
- a CDS encoding S-layer homology domain-containing protein: MKRKKRLVSYLLVCILSVSMGLIASAEKSEISTQPTPSWVSNEVETWKDLDLLRGDSQGNLLLQNEVSRVEFITFINRIMNHQVESDKLINDVPENAWYASEMKKAIAAGIIQGDEKGNMNPTQSLTREEAALILTRIFQLIKPTEEIQSFQDHDTISAWAKDAVYTLKHAGFVVGNSAGKFEPKKSITRAEAIKMINNVMGQLIADDKVHSNITGTNLVVNTAGSTLSNISLAGNLYITVGAEEGTIVLDNVNVAGTIYINGSAKVIIRNSRVEQLIVNHADVSTTIELEGNTTIANLTLQTASQLVVAPQSSVVTLTVNAASSVTGTGTINKALINADNVSFSQSPKKITLTVKKVTIAGKVLTKEELEKDPSDNNTSTGPGTSTPSPKVTELFTYEQLLSVAKPTDSEALVQQYIRFLQDPSYTPSIANSATEVPDFTNALTFVNADFDVKPSIFASLRGINTSILNKDRTILWIGTDAGVTQIKLSDNAMKSYNVENKQLTDNRVLLIISDGNTGIFAITENGVSHIYQ; this comes from the coding sequence ATGAAGCGAAAGAAACGGTTAGTTAGTTATTTATTAGTTTGTATTTTAAGTGTATCCATGGGGTTAATTGCAAGTGCAGAGAAATCAGAGATTTCAACGCAACCTACTCCATCGTGGGTTTCAAATGAGGTTGAAACATGGAAGGATCTTGATTTATTACGGGGTGACTCGCAAGGTAATCTATTGCTTCAAAATGAGGTTAGTCGAGTAGAGTTCATTACATTTATTAATCGTATTATGAATCATCAAGTTGAAAGTGATAAGTTGATCAATGATGTTCCTGAAAATGCGTGGTACGCATCGGAAATGAAAAAGGCAATAGCTGCTGGCATTATACAGGGAGATGAGAAAGGAAATATGAATCCTACTCAATCATTAACTAGAGAAGAAGCAGCTTTAATTCTTACACGTATATTCCAATTGATTAAACCTACGGAGGAAATTCAATCATTCCAAGATCATGATACCATTTCAGCGTGGGCGAAGGATGCAGTATACACGTTGAAACATGCAGGTTTTGTAGTAGGTAATTCTGCAGGTAAATTTGAACCTAAAAAGTCGATTACAAGAGCGGAAGCAATCAAAATGATCAATAATGTGATGGGTCAATTAATTGCTGATGATAAAGTACATAGTAATATTACTGGTACTAATTTAGTAGTTAATACGGCTGGTAGCACACTATCCAACATTAGTTTAGCAGGTAACTTATACATTACTGTTGGTGCTGAAGAGGGAACAATCGTATTAGATAATGTCAATGTAGCCGGTACTATTTATATTAACGGTAGTGCAAAGGTAATTATACGTAACAGTCGTGTAGAACAGCTTATTGTAAATCATGCTGATGTTTCAACTACGATTGAGTTAGAGGGTAACACAACGATTGCTAACCTTACGCTACAAACAGCAAGTCAGTTAGTTGTAGCTCCACAATCATCTGTAGTTACGTTAACGGTAAATGCAGCCTCTTCTGTAACAGGAACTGGAACGATCAACAAAGCGCTTATTAATGCTGATAATGTGAGCTTTAGTCAATCTCCTAAAAAAATAACTCTAACTGTAAAAAAAGTCACCATTGCTGGAAAGGTATTAACTAAGGAAGAACTAGAGAAAGACCCATCAGATAACAATACATCCACAGGACCAGGAACATCTACTCCATCTCCTAAAGTAACGGAGCTTTTCACTTACGAACAATTATTAAGTGTCGCTAAGCCTACTGATTCAGAAGCATTAGTGCAACAATATATTCGTTTCCTGCAAGATCCATCGTATACACCGTCTATAGCGAATTCTGCTACTGAAGTACCAGACTTTACGAATGCGCTTACATTTGTAAATGCTGATTTTGATGTAAAGCCATCAATCTTTGCTTCTTTACGTGGTATTAATACTTCAATACTGAATAAGGATCGGACAATATTATGGATTGGCACAGATGCAGGAGTAACACAAATTAAATTATCCGACAATGCCATGAAAAGCTACAACGTAGAGAATAAACAGTTGACTGATAATCGCGTTTTATTAATTATTTCAGACGGAAATACAGGAATATTTGCCATTACCGAAAATGGGGTTTCACATATCTATCAATAA